The sequence CTCTGAATcattaataaggacaaatgcaaagtactccaattaggaaggaacaatcagatgcacatagagaatgggaaatgactgcctaggaaggagtactgcagaaagcgATCTGGGGGTCCTAGTGAACcacaaggtaaatatgagtcaaaagtgtaacattgttgcaaaaaaagcaaacatcattctcggatgtattagtaggagtgttgtaagcaagacatgaaaagtaattcttctactctactctgcactgattaagcctcaactggagtattgtgtccagttctgggcaccacatttcaggaaagatatggacaagttggagagaatccagagaagagcaaaaaggatgattaggggtctggaaaatatgacttatgagggaagattgaaagaagtGGGTCagtttagtctgaaaaagagaagactgagaggggacataataacagttttcaagttcctaaaaggtggttacaaggaggagggagaaaaatgtctctctttaaactctgatgataggacaagaaggaatgggcttaaattgcagcaagggaggcttaggttggacattaggaaaatattcctaactgtcagggtggttaggcactggaataaattgtctagggaggttgtggaatctccatcattggagatttttaagagtaggttagacaaacacctgtcagggatggtctagatggtAATGGTCCTGGCAtgcatgcaggggactggacttgatgacctctcaaggtcccttccagttctatgattctacaatctggaactggccactgggctagatggattaaaggcctgatccagtctggcagcaCCTGTTTTCCTGTTtgtggtgtaaatccagactaTGTTTTTGCTGATTCTCCTTGAGCTCCTGGGAGTCTCTAGACTTGCATTGAGAGAAGAAAAATGTGTCATTAAATATCATCtagtctcctgttctttttcctttcaggaaGGAGAGTTCAAAACTCCTGGGACCTTCCAAGTCCATGATGTCAGCTGTAAATGACACCAAATTAAACTCTGCAGTGTTCCTTCTTACCGCAATACCTGGGCAGGAAGACATCCATCTCTGGATCTCTATCCCTTTCTGCTTAATGTATGTTATTTCCATAGTAGGAAATTCAGTCATTCtgttcattataaaaacagatccaagcctccatgagcctatgtacattttcctttccatgttggGTGTCACAGACCTTGGCTTATCGATAGCCACCATACCAACAATACTGGGCATATTGTGGTCTAACTCTAGGGAGATCAGTTTCAATGCTTGTTTAGcgcagctgttcttcatccactcACTTTCATTCATTGAATCCTCTGTGCTCCTGTCTATGGCCTTTGACCGCTTTGTTGCGATTCGTGACCCTCTGAGATATGCTTCTATCTTAACCCCACCTAGAATAGCCAAGATTGGACTGGTGTTTGTTCTAAGAGGAGTGGCCTTAATATTCCCACTCCCCTTTCTCCTGAAACGGTTCCAATACTGTCGAGCCAATGTCCTCTCCCATTCCTACTGCCTGCACCAGGATGTCATGAAGATGGCTTGTTCAGACATCACGGTCAACAGCATCTATGGCTTGTTCATAATAATCTCCACAGTGGGTTTGGACTCACTACTTATCCTCCTATCTTATGTGATGATCCTCAAAACAGTGCTAAGCATTGCGTCCCACGTGGAGCGTGTCAGAGCCCTGAACACCTgcgtctcccacctctgtgctgtCCTGCTCTTCTATACGCCAATGATTGGCCTGTCTGTGATACACAGATTTGGGAAGGACTCCTCTCCCTTGACTCAGATTTTCCTGGGTTACATCTACTTGCTGGTCCCGCCCCTGATGAACCCAATTGTGTACAGCGTGAATAGCAGACATCTTCGTGCGAGGATAATCAGGGTGTTCGTCAAGTGAAGGTTCAGTTGATCACCAGGCTCCAGCACTGGTGACACAGGAGACAAAAATCACAGGCTGCCTATTCCATCCTGGACCCTTACACCTGAGATGACATGCGTTATTGATCTTCTCTGTATATACAGAGGTTCAGAGAGGTTCTAAGGCTTGTGGCCAGCAGAGAGGCTCTGATGTTGGAGGACAGTGCACTGCGGGAAGGAGAccaaggcaggcagcagcatttaCAAAGTGACTGTGTCCATAGAAAGCCAGGGATCCTGTAGGATTTGGGCCCATTAAGAGCTGTATCGGTTGCTGCTGTGACCTTAGATTTTATGTCAATGCAGTCAATAAAGAGAAGGGACATAGATGTTCTTTCCCATTACACCTGGCCTGTCATTTTCTCGTCTCTGGTTAAACATCCAAGGGCCATGACAATATCTGCAAAGCTGCTCTGCATTCACAATCCTGGCCCTTCCCGAGCACTCTGGGTTCTTCGTGAACTATGGGCCCTGCACCAGATGTGGACAGAGACCATTCAAGGAGCACGGACACCAACCCTTCCCCTATGCCCTCAGCTAGGTGCTTGGGACTGAGTCATGTCGGAGACATGATTAATGCTGGAGCCCCAGGAGAAGCCATTCAGGCAGCTCCTCGCCCACTGATGGCTCTGCACACCTGCTGAATTCACCTCCATCTGACTGCAATGCTCCctagccagagcagagctgcatgTGCTAGTGAGGGTCTGACACGCAGGAGTCTTGGTAAGAGACTAAGGCCCAGGCTCCCAACCTGGCCGCTCCGTTTGTGCTGCCCCAGCAATGCAAAGGGGTGGAAACAGGACTCAGCTCCCCCACAGAGGCACAGCTCACTcctatcccagcccagcccattcaGTGTAGGATggccaccttttcaaaaggcaagaGCAGGTGAAAGGCAGGAGCCCCATCCCCTCTATTACCCCACCCATAtctgctcctcttcccctcagTCTCTGCTcactggccaggctggaagccggAGATGGaccacagtcaatctgtggaactttttgtcagaggatgttctgaaggcaAAGACTACAActggggtcaaaaaagaactggattagttcatggaggataggaccatcagtggctattagcctggTTGGGCatggatggtgtctctagcctctgtttgccagaaggtgggcatgtgcaacaggggatggatcacttgatgactatcTGCTCTAGGTCATCTGATGGGTCACATTCACCCATTttgcatcacattgggagctcatgtggAGTTGCTTGCCTGCTATGACCCTGCTCTGGGTAATCTCAACATGCTGAGctgccagctgcccctccccagccactagccccagagaggaaggatgattcaGGGTTAAAGTGCTGGCCTGGCCCTCAGAAGAACTGGCTTTAGTTCcaggctcttccacagacttcttccgtgaccttgggcaactcactttgTGCCTCAGTAATATGTGTTTTATTATGGATCAATGTAAGGTTTACATCTGGGAAGAAAAAAACTGGGGATGTGTCATAAACACCTGAACAttagctcccagtgcaatgctatgGCTGAAAAAGCTGGGGCAATCTGGAACCCAGAACCAGGGGAATCtcagtaggagcagagagatcattttacctttgtatttggacCTGCTGTGACCagtgctggaatcctgtgtctaACTCTGGTGTCTAgagtgttgataaattgaagagggttcagagaagagcccatgggaatgattaaaggattagaaaacctgccttagagtgaaagactccaggagctcaatcgatttagcataacaaagagaaggttcaggggtgacttgatcacaatcagTAAGTACCTGGAGGAGGAACAAAGGATGAACAATCGACcgttcaatctagcagaaaaagttataacaggatccaatggctgggagctgaagcgaaacacattcagactggaactaaggtgtttttttttttaacaataacCATAATTAACTATTGTAACAAGTTACCAAGGGccgtggtagattctccatgaCTGACAATTGTTAAATCAAGACAGGATTTTGTTCTAACAGCTCTGCCCTAAGTGAGGgtaggtctctggcctgtgctatagagTGATAGGTGACCACAATGATGCCTTCTGGCCTAGAGATCTGCCCCATGTTgttaatagcactgccctactgcACAAGGTGTTGTATAGATAAATATGTTATAGATTGAGAGGTGCTCAGGCACTGCAATAGTGGGGGACATAGCCATGTTGCCCATTAAGTAGCAACTAAGTATTTGCAttatatgtaagagagcagtttgattgctcagagctccagtatgaaactggagaaaacccttgccaaggttccttccccactctgaactctagtgtacagatgtggggacctgcatgaaagaccccctaagcttattcctaccagcttaggttaaaaacttctccaaggtacaaactttgccttgtccttgaaccctatgctgccacgaccaagcgtgttaaacgaagaacagggaaagagcccacttggagacatcttccccccaaatatccctccaagccctacaccccctttcctggggaaggcttgataataatatcctcaccaattggtacaggtgaacacagacccaaacccttggatcttaagaacaatgaaaaatcaatcaggttcttaaaagaagaatgttaattaaagaaaaggtaaaagaatcacctctgtaaaatcaggatggtaaatatcttacagggtaatcagattcaaaacatagagaatccctcaaggcaaaaccttaagttacaaaaagacacaaaaacaggaatatacattctatccagcacagcttatttaccaaccatttaacaaaaggaaatctaatgcatttctagtcagattgcttactaacttaacagaatttctgagactgcattcctgatctgttcctggcaaaagcatcacacagacagacagaccctttgttcccccctgcctccagctttgaaagtctcttgtctcctcattggtcattttggtcaggtgccagcaaggttacctttagcttcttagaatcatagaatcatagaatatcagggttggaagggaccccagaaggtcatctagtccaaccccctgctcgaagcaggaccaattcccagttaaatcatcccagccagggctttgtcaagcctgaccttaaaaacctctaaggaaggagattctaccaccttcctaggtaacgcattccagtgtttcaccaccctcttagtgaaaaagtttttcctaatatccaatctaaacctcccccattgcaacttgagaccattactcctcgttctgtcatctgctaccattgagaacagtctagagccatcctctttggaaccccctttcaggtagttgaaagcagctatcaaatcccccctcattcttctcttctgcagactaaacaatcccagctccctcagcctctcctcataagtcatgtgctctagacccctaatcatttttgttgcccttcgctggactctctccaatttatccacatccttcttgtagtgtggggcccaaaactggacacagtactccagatgaggcctcaccagtgtcgaatagaggggaacgatcacatccctcgatctgctggctatgcccctacttatacatcccaaaatgccattggccttcttggcagcaagggcacactgttgactcatatccagcttctcgtccactgtcacccctaggtccttttccgcagaactgctgcctagccattcggtccctagtctgtagcggtgcattggattcttccatcctaagtgcaggaccctgcacttatccttattgaacctcatcaggtttcttttggcccaatcctccaatttgtctaggtccttctgtatcctatccctcccctccagcgtatctaccactcctcccagtttagtatcatctgcaaatttgctgagagtgcaatccacaccatcctccagatcatttatgaagatattgaacaaaaccggccccaggaccgacccctggggcactccacttgacaccggctgccaactagacatggagccatttatcactacccgttgagcccgacaatctagccagctttctacccaccttatagtgcattcatccagcccatacttctttaacttgctgacaagaatactgtgggagaccgtgtcaaaagctttgctaaagtcaagaaacaatacatccactgctttcccttcatccacagaaccagtaatctcatcataaaaggcgattagattagtcaggcatgaccttcccttggtgaatccatgctgactgttcctgatcactttcctctcatgtaagtgcttcaggattgattctttgaggacctgctccatgatttttccagggactgaggtgaggctgaccggcctgtagttcccaggatcctccttcttcccttttttaaagattggcactacattagcctttttccagtcatccgggacttcccccgttcgccacgagttttcaaagataatggccaagggctctgcaatcacagccgccaattccttcagcactctcggatgtaactcgtccggccccatggacttgtgcacgtccagcttttctaaatagtccctaaccacctctatctccacagagggctggccatctcttccccattctgtgatgcccagcgcagcagtctgggagctgaccttgttagtgaaaacagaggcaaaaaaagcattgagtacattagctttttccacatcctctgtcactaggttgcctccctcattcagtaaggggcccacactttccttggctttcttcttgttgccaccatacctgaagaaacccttcttgttactcttgacatctcttgctagctgcagctccaggtgcgatttggccctccttatatctttcctacatgcccgagcaatatttttatactcttccctggtcatatgtccaaccttccacttcttgtaagcttcttttttatgtttaagatccgctaggatttcaccattaagccaagctgatcgcttgccatgtttactattctttcgactcatcgggatggtttgtccctgtaacctcaacagggattccttgaaatacagccagctctcctggactcccttccccttcatgatagtcccccaggggatcctacccatccgttccctgagggagtcgaagtctgctttcctgaagtccagggtccgtatcctgctgcttacctttcttccctgcgtcaggatcctgaactcaaccaactcatggtcactgcctcccagattcccatccacttttgcttcccccactaattctacccggtttgtgagcagcaggtcaagaaaagcgccccccctagttggctcccctagcacttgcgccagaaaattgtcccctacgctttccaaaaacttcctggattgtctatgcaccgctgtattgctctcccagcagatatcaggaaaattaaagtcacccatgagaatcagggcatgcgatctagtagcttccgtgagttgccggaagaaagcctcatccacctcatccccctggtccggtggtctatagcagactcccaccactacatcactcttgttgcacacacttctaaacttaatccagagacactcaggtttttccacagtttcgtaccggagctctgagcagtcatactgctcccttacatacagtgctactcccccaccttttctgccctgcctgtccttcctgaacagtttataaccatccatgactgtactccagtcatgtgagttatcccaccaagtctctgttattccaatcacgtcatagttccttgacatcaccaggacctccagttctccctgcttgtttccaaggctttgtgcatttgtatataagcacttgagataacctgttgatcgcccctcattcccagtatgaggcaggagccctcccctcacagacattacCCCTTTTCTtacccctttacaggtgaaagggtgttgcctctggtcaggagggattttatagcaatGTATACAGAAacgtggttacccttccctttatttttatgacaccccTGTTGAGAGTTTTCTTTAGAGGCAATAGCAACTAGGGTGATGTTGTGATGGGCatctgctgtagaccaccagaccaggaggatgaggtagacaaggctttcttcagacaactaacagaagtgaTGTGGTGGAGAAAAGGGAGAAGCAGGTAGCAGCAAGTGAAATaccggccagcagagggtgctccagagctggaagagctaattcctagtataaccagcaggaggcactgtggcagTGAATCAGCACTTTGCTacagaagccttattgagggcacaggaataaaccatcccaatgtgtagaaagaatagcaaatatggcaggcaaccagcttggcttaacagtgaaattttctgtgagtttaaaaacaaaagaaagcctACAAGAAGTgtaaacttggacagatgactagggaggagtataaaaatattgccggagtatgcaggggtgtaatcaggaaggccaaagcacaattggagttgcagctagcaaggtaCATGAAGgggaacaagaagggtttctaaagGTATGTtatcaagaagaagaagaaggtcagggaatgtgTGCAACCcatactgaatgggggaggcaacttagtgacagatgatgtggaaaaagctgaagtactcaatgctttctttgcctcagtcttcacagacaagctcagctcccagactgctgcactgggcagcacagttatggagaggaggtgagcagccctgagGGGTGAAAGAACAGGCTAAGGAccatttagaaaagttggacatgcacaagtccattaGTCTGAATCTAATGCATCCATGGGTGCTGAGGgtgttggctgatgtgattgcagagccaatgGACGTTATCTTTGAAATCTCATGGTGATTGTGGGAGGTCctagacaattggaaaaaggaaaatatagtgcccaacTTTAAAAGAGTGAAGAAGGATAATCCAGAGAACCCCATTCAGTCTCTCTTCAGTCccaggcaaaatcatggagcaggtcctcaaggaattcattttgaagcacttggaggagaggaaggtgatcagaaacagtcaacatggattcaccaagggcaagtcatgcctgaccaacctgattgccttctatgatgaggtaactggctctgtgaatatggagAAAATGGTGGATGTGGTAtttcttaactttagcaaagcttttgatatggtctcccacagtattcttgacagcaagttgaAAAAgcatggactggatgaatggactataaggtggatagaaagctggctagactgtcaggccgaatgggtagtgatcaacaacTTGATGTCTAGTTgtcagccagtatcaagtggagtgccccaggggttggttcttgggactggttttgttcaacatcttcattagtgatctggatgatgggatggattgcaccctcagcaagtgcGCACCTGTTGGGCTGCCCCTCGGTCTCATCTTGACCCCCCACCTGTTGCATGGGCACTGAGAACCACTCTAGCACTGGATAGACCTCACACCCTGCATCCAAACTTCCAATATCAACAAGTTTTGGGGTAGCTGGATCTGGGGGAGTGGGTTGATTGGGTCCCATAGTGAGCTAGCTGCAGGCATTTGGAACTGGGCTTGGGTCACACCCCTTTCTACTAAGAAAGTGTATGTCCTTGTTTACCCAGCATGTTCAGGTCTCATGCCAGAACAGGTGGAGGAGACCCTATGAGCTGTGCTTGAGGAACCAGTGAATCTGCAGGACAGCCACTGTTATGTCAGGCTATTTGTGGTGTAACCCTGTTCCTTAGAACAGCACTCTTTGATGGACTGTGCGATAAGAAACATCCACTAACTGACCCTCTGTGCTTTCATTTGTGGGTGCTCTGCTTGAGATATGGTCAGCAGCAGCACCTCTTGGGATTTTACTGGAAGTCTTGTACCATTTCCTGTCTTTCTTAAATCCCCAACTTCTGGGATC is a genomic window of Natator depressus isolate rNatDep1 chromosome 1, rNatDep2.hap1, whole genome shotgun sequence containing:
- the LOC141988324 gene encoding olfactory receptor 51G2-like, whose protein sequence is MMSAVNDTKLNSAVFLLTAIPGQEDIHLWISIPFCLMYVISIVGNSVILFIIKTDPSLHEPMYIFLSMLGVTDLGLSIATIPTILGILWSNSREISFNACLAQLFFIHSLSFIESSVLLSMAFDRFVAIRDPLRYASILTPPRIAKIGLVFVLRGVALIFPLPFLLKRFQYCRANVLSHSYCLHQDVMKMACSDITVNSIYGLFIIISTVGLDSLLILLSYVMILKTVLSIASHVERVRALNTCVSHLCAVLLFYTPMIGLSVIHRFGKDSSPLTQIFLGYIYLLVPPLMNPIVYSVNSRHLRARIIRVFVK